A single region of the Plantactinospora soyae genome encodes:
- a CDS encoding SDR family oxidoreductase codes for MTTAQLTGKIALVAGATRGAGRQIAVQLGAAGATVYATGRSTRKQRSEMDRPETIEETAELVTAAGGVGIAVQVDHLVPEQVRALVERIDREQGRLDVLVNDVWGADPFIGWYKPVWEQSLDDGFRTLRLAVDTHIITSHFAMPLLIRNPGGLVVEMGDGTREYNETNYRLSAFYDIAKTAVNRLAFVWAHELRDHGGTAVVLTPGWLRSEFMLDEFGVTEENWRDAAEKEPHFVVSESPAYVGRAVAALAADPDKARWSGQSLSSGQLAQVYGFTDLDGSQPDAWRYMAEVQATGKPADATGYR; via the coding sequence ATGACGACAGCACAACTGACCGGAAAGATCGCACTCGTCGCCGGGGCCACCCGGGGCGCCGGCCGACAGATCGCCGTCCAACTCGGCGCCGCCGGAGCGACCGTGTACGCCACCGGACGCAGCACCCGCAAACAGCGCTCGGAGATGGACCGGCCGGAGACGATCGAGGAGACCGCCGAACTGGTCACCGCGGCCGGCGGGGTCGGAATCGCGGTGCAGGTCGACCACCTGGTGCCGGAGCAGGTCCGGGCCCTCGTCGAGCGGATCGACCGGGAGCAGGGGCGGCTCGACGTACTGGTCAACGACGTGTGGGGGGCCGACCCGTTCATCGGGTGGTACAAGCCGGTCTGGGAGCAGTCGCTGGACGACGGTTTCCGTACGCTCCGGCTGGCCGTCGACACCCACATCATCACCAGCCACTTCGCGATGCCACTGCTGATCCGCAACCCGGGCGGCCTGGTCGTCGAGATGGGTGACGGCACCCGGGAGTACAACGAGACCAACTACCGGCTCTCGGCCTTCTACGACATCGCCAAGACGGCGGTGAACCGGCTGGCATTCGTCTGGGCGCACGAACTGCGCGACCACGGCGGTACGGCGGTGGTCCTCACCCCGGGCTGGCTGCGCTCCGAGTTCATGCTCGACGAGTTCGGCGTCACCGAGGAGAACTGGCGGGACGCGGCGGAGAAGGAACCGCACTTCGTCGTCTCGGAGAGCCCCGCGTACGTCGGCCGGGCGGTCGCGGCACTGGCCGCCGACCCGGACAAGGCCCGCTGGTCCGGCCAGTCCCTCTCCAGCGGTCAACTCGCCCAGGTGTACGGCTTCACCGACCTCGACGGCAGCCAGCCGGACGCCTGGCGGTACATGGCGGAGGTACAGGCCACCGGCAAGCCCGCCGACGCCACCGGCTACCGGTAG
- a CDS encoding O-acetyl-ADP-ribose deacetylase, which yields MEIELVQGDITAVRVDAIVNAANSSLLGGGGVDGAIHRRGGSAILAECRALRASRYGRGLPTGQAVATTAGNLPASWVVHTVGPVWSASEDRSSLLRDCYANSLRVADELGATSVAFPLISAGIYRWPVEDAVRQALAVLTAARPTTVTRARLVLFDATTHATAVGVRERLRDDRPTIGDGESDGESDGSGRPA from the coding sequence ATGGAGATCGAACTGGTCCAGGGTGACATCACCGCGGTCCGGGTGGACGCCATCGTCAACGCCGCCAACTCGTCACTGCTCGGTGGGGGCGGCGTCGACGGCGCGATCCACCGCCGGGGTGGGTCGGCGATCCTGGCCGAGTGCCGGGCGTTGCGCGCGTCCCGGTACGGGCGGGGGCTGCCGACCGGGCAGGCGGTGGCGACCACCGCCGGGAACCTGCCGGCGAGCTGGGTGGTGCACACCGTCGGGCCGGTCTGGTCGGCGTCGGAGGACCGGTCGTCGCTGCTGCGCGACTGCTACGCCAACAGCCTGCGGGTCGCCGACGAGCTGGGGGCCACCTCGGTGGCCTTCCCGCTGATCTCCGCCGGCATCTACCGTTGGCCGGTCGAGGACGCGGTCCGGCAGGCGTTGGCCGTGCTCACGGCCGCGCGCCCGACCACGGTCACCCGTGCGCGGCTGGTGCTCTTCGACGCCACCACCCACGCGACCGCCGTCGGGGTACGCGAGCGGCTCCGCGACGACCGTCCGACAATCGGCGACGGGGAATCCGACGGGGAATCCGACGGCTCAGGCCGACCGGCGTAG
- a CDS encoding alanyl-tRNA editing protein — MGVSQHGRTSRLDLADPTLRQWECTVLAADPEQGIVLDRSAFYPGGGGQPPDHGVLLWQGVQTRIVGTRKGDDLYLIPADGDPLPPVGTAVTGAVADDRRSLLMRTHSGLHVLCGVVFRDFGALVTGGNMEPGEARMDFNLPEVPSDFKARLEELVNTEVTADRAVAVKVLARDEALALPDIIRTQSNLIPADEQEIRIVDIVGLDVQADGGTHVASTAQIGKVQVVKVESKGRANRRVRVRLVN; from the coding sequence ATGGGCGTTTCTCAGCACGGCCGGACCAGTCGCCTCGACCTCGCCGACCCGACACTGCGGCAGTGGGAGTGCACGGTGCTCGCCGCCGATCCGGAACAGGGGATCGTGCTGGACCGCTCGGCGTTCTACCCCGGTGGCGGCGGCCAGCCACCGGACCACGGAGTGCTGCTCTGGCAGGGCGTGCAGACCCGGATCGTCGGCACCCGCAAGGGCGACGACCTCTACCTGATCCCGGCCGACGGTGATCCGCTGCCGCCGGTCGGTACGGCGGTCACCGGCGCGGTGGCCGACGATCGGCGCAGCCTGCTGATGCGTACCCACTCCGGTCTGCACGTGCTCTGCGGCGTGGTGTTCCGGGACTTCGGTGCCCTCGTCACCGGCGGCAACATGGAACCCGGCGAGGCACGGATGGACTTCAACCTGCCGGAGGTCCCGTCGGACTTCAAAGCCCGGCTGGAGGAACTGGTCAACACCGAGGTGACCGCCGACCGGGCGGTCGCGGTCAAGGTGCTGGCCCGGGACGAGGCGTTGGCGCTGCCGGACATCATCCGTACCCAGTCCAACCTGATCCCGGCAGACGAGCAGGAGATCCGGATCGTCGACATCGTCGGGCTCGACGTGCAGGCCGACGGCGGTACCCACGTCGCCTCGACCGCGCAGATCGGCAAGGTGCAGGTGGTCAAGGTGGAGAGCAAGGGTCGGGCCAACCGCCGGGTACGCGTCCGGCTGGTCAACTGA
- a CDS encoding DUF2516 family protein — MATSAPLFFDAVRSVIDLVLIVFALVIQGVALVHCITQRSDAFPAIGTLPKGAWIAILAVCLVLTLLLRGPISLFALIGIAAALIYLLDVRVGLRDLTDGKGFW, encoded by the coding sequence ATGGCCACTTCCGCGCCGCTCTTCTTCGACGCCGTCCGCTCTGTCATCGACCTGGTGCTGATCGTCTTCGCCCTGGTGATCCAGGGTGTCGCGCTCGTGCACTGCATCACCCAGCGCTCGGACGCATTCCCCGCGATCGGCACGCTCCCCAAGGGAGCCTGGATCGCCATCCTGGCCGTGTGCCTGGTGCTGACCCTGCTGCTGCGTGGGCCGATCAGCCTGTTCGCCCTGATCGGGATCGCCGCCGCCCTGATCTACCTGCTCGACGTCCGGGTCGGCCTGCGGGACCTGACCGACGGCAAAGGCTTCTGGTGA
- a CDS encoding helix-turn-helix transcriptional regulator translates to MRAARLISLILLLQNRESMTGAELARELEVSERTIYRDVLALGAAGIPVYADRGRAGGYRLVGGYRTRLTGLSRDEADALFLSGLPGPAGEMGLAEVVATARLKVLAALPSGLRDASTRVERRFHLDVPGWFREADPPVWLTELAQAVWQDRTVNLRYRRRDREVSRTVEPYGLVLKGGGWYLVARVGANHRTYRVDRIVGVEEADATFSRDESFDLAGYWADQAERFVREILGDEITVRLSPAGRHALRYVAEAPAVREAEANAGEPDERGWVVIRLPVESPDVAYGQLLSLGPEVEVLAPPQLRARLATAAHRLAELYAH, encoded by the coding sequence ATGCGCGCCGCCCGGCTGATCTCCCTGATCCTGCTGCTACAGAACCGGGAGTCGATGACCGGTGCCGAACTGGCCCGCGAGCTGGAGGTCTCGGAGCGGACGATCTACCGGGACGTGTTGGCGCTCGGTGCCGCCGGCATCCCCGTCTACGCCGATCGGGGCCGGGCCGGCGGCTACCGGCTGGTCGGCGGGTACCGGACCCGGCTGACCGGGCTGAGCCGGGACGAGGCCGACGCGCTCTTCCTGTCCGGCCTGCCCGGCCCGGCCGGCGAGATGGGCCTGGCCGAGGTGGTGGCGACCGCCCGGTTGAAGGTGCTCGCCGCGCTGCCGAGCGGATTACGGGACGCCTCGACCCGAGTGGAGCGGCGGTTCCATCTCGACGTACCGGGCTGGTTCCGGGAGGCGGATCCACCGGTCTGGCTGACCGAACTGGCCCAGGCGGTGTGGCAGGACCGGACGGTGAACCTGCGCTACCGCAGGCGGGACCGGGAGGTGAGCCGGACCGTCGAGCCGTACGGGCTGGTGCTCAAGGGTGGCGGGTGGTACCTGGTCGCCCGCGTCGGCGCGAACCATCGCACCTACCGGGTCGACCGGATCGTCGGGGTCGAGGAGGCGGACGCCACGTTCAGCCGCGACGAGTCGTTCGACCTTGCCGGCTACTGGGCCGACCAGGCCGAACGGTTCGTCCGGGAGATCCTCGGCGACGAGATCACGGTACGACTCAGTCCGGCCGGCCGGCACGCCCTGCGGTACGTCGCCGAGGCGCCCGCCGTCCGGGAGGCCGAGGCGAACGCCGGCGAACCCGACGAGCGGGGCTGGGTGGTCATCCGGCTGCCCGTCGAGTCGCCCGACGTCGCGTACGGCCAACTGCTCAGTCTCGGCCCCGAGGTGGAGGTACTCGCACCACCGCAGCTCCGGGCCCGCCTGGCGACGGCAGCACACCGCCTCGCCGAGCTGTACGCCCACTGA
- a CDS encoding Fur family transcriptional regulator: MSESSLAEMLRSRGLRLTAQRQLVLEAVLDLGHATPEQVHSAVREVAAGVNITTIYRTLELLERLGLVTHTHLSHGSPTYHAAGEDTHVHLVCRICGSVDEVDPEVFGPLADKLAAERGFQVDIGHVALFGVCGRTECEERRE, from the coding sequence GTGTCGGAATCGTCGCTGGCGGAGATGCTGCGTTCCCGTGGACTGCGGCTGACCGCGCAGCGGCAGTTGGTCCTCGAAGCCGTGCTCGACCTAGGTCACGCCACGCCGGAGCAGGTGCACTCGGCGGTGCGTGAGGTCGCCGCCGGAGTGAACATCACCACTATTTACCGCACTCTGGAATTACTCGAACGCCTCGGACTGGTTACCCATACGCACCTGTCCCACGGGTCACCGACGTACCACGCCGCGGGTGAGGACACCCACGTACACCTGGTCTGTCGGATCTGTGGGTCGGTGGACGAGGTCGACCCGGAGGTTTTCGGACCGCTGGCCGACAAGCTGGCGGCCGAGCGGGGCTTCCAGGTCGACATCGGGCACGTGGCGCTCTTCGGCGTCTGCGGCAGGACCGAGTGCGAGGAGCGGCGGGAATGA
- a CDS encoding aminotransferase class IV translates to MITAVLGRGVVPVDEPVIRADDRGVLHGDGLFETMHVRAGRPWLAQEHLARLVRSAPALDLPLPDAAALRELLDTACAGWPVGTEGALRLVCTRGPEGGGPGTVYATLAEVPAASRRARRDGITVATLPLGVAADARTDRPWLLAGVKSISYGPNQATRRWAAANGVDDVLWTSTDGYALEGPSANLVWLAGDELCTVPAESGILPGVTADWLLRHAGDLGFTAVRRHVTPAELRTADGVWFTSSVRGLAEVRALDGTPLPPAPHTPAIRHLLGFEV, encoded by the coding sequence ATGATCACCGCAGTGTTGGGTCGGGGCGTGGTACCGGTCGACGAGCCGGTGATCCGCGCCGACGACCGGGGCGTACTCCACGGCGACGGGCTCTTCGAGACCATGCACGTCCGGGCCGGACGCCCCTGGCTGGCGCAGGAGCACCTGGCCCGGCTTGTCCGGTCGGCGCCGGCCCTCGACCTGCCGCTGCCCGACGCCGCCGCGCTGCGCGAACTGCTCGACACCGCCTGCGCCGGCTGGCCGGTCGGGACCGAGGGGGCGCTGCGGCTGGTCTGCACCCGGGGGCCGGAGGGCGGCGGGCCGGGCACGGTCTACGCCACCCTGGCCGAGGTGCCGGCCGCGTCCCGCCGCGCCCGCCGGGACGGCATCACCGTGGCAACCCTGCCGCTCGGCGTCGCCGCCGACGCCCGGACCGACCGGCCGTGGCTGCTCGCCGGGGTCAAGAGCATCTCGTACGGGCCGAACCAGGCGACCCGGCGCTGGGCGGCGGCCAACGGGGTCGACGACGTGCTCTGGACCTCCACCGACGGGTACGCCCTGGAGGGGCCGAGCGCCAACCTGGTCTGGCTGGCCGGGGACGAGCTGTGCACCGTACCGGCCGAGAGCGGGATCCTGCCCGGCGTGACGGCCGACTGGCTGCTCCGGCACGCCGGGGACCTCGGCTTCACGGCGGTCCGCCGACACGTCACCCCGGCCGAGTTGCGGACCGCCGACGGGGTCTGGTTCACCTCGTCGGTACGCGGCCTCGCCGAGGTCCGCGCGCTGGACGGCACCCCGCTGCCCCCCGCCCCGCACACCCCCGCCATCCGGCACCTACTCGGCTTCGAGGTGTAA
- a CDS encoding asparaginase has protein sequence MGEIYDGGVPLVEAVRSGFVESVHRGSVVVLDADGAVVASAGDVRAPVFPRSSSKPMQAIGMIRSGLRLADPADLAVVCASHYGEDVHLARIEALLRTTGLDESALRCPPDMPLSEDARDAVLRAGGAASRLRMNCSGKHVGMLLTCQAAGWPVAGYWHPDHPLQRAITATVEEFTGESVAAVGVDGCGAPVLAVSLTGLAGAYLRLVSAAEGSVERIVADAMRAHPLMVAGTDGADTQLMTGIPGLLAKSGAEGVVAVAVPGVGAVALKIDDGATRARTPVLVSALRRLSVRGTALDAPVLDAPVLDLLAESTLSGGGEPVGSVRARW, from the coding sequence ATGGGCGAGATCTACGACGGCGGCGTACCGCTGGTGGAGGCGGTCCGGTCGGGCTTCGTGGAGTCCGTACACCGGGGTTCCGTGGTCGTGCTGGACGCCGACGGGGCGGTGGTGGCCTCGGCCGGCGACGTCCGGGCGCCGGTGTTCCCCCGTTCGTCGAGCAAGCCGATGCAGGCGATCGGCATGATCCGCTCCGGGCTGCGGCTGGCCGACCCGGCCGACCTGGCCGTGGTCTGCGCCAGCCACTACGGCGAGGACGTCCATCTGGCCCGGATCGAGGCGCTGCTCCGGACCACCGGGCTGGACGAGTCGGCGCTGCGCTGCCCGCCGGACATGCCGCTGTCCGAGGACGCCCGGGACGCGGTGCTCCGGGCCGGCGGTGCCGCCTCCCGGCTCCGGATGAACTGTTCCGGCAAGCACGTCGGGATGCTGCTCACCTGTCAGGCCGCCGGCTGGCCGGTGGCCGGGTACTGGCACCCGGACCATCCGTTGCAGCGGGCGATCACGGCGACCGTCGAGGAGTTCACCGGCGAGTCGGTGGCGGCGGTCGGGGTCGACGGCTGCGGCGCTCCGGTACTCGCGGTCTCGCTGACCGGGCTGGCCGGGGCGTACCTGCGGCTGGTATCGGCGGCGGAGGGTTCGGTGGAGCGGATCGTCGCCGACGCGATGCGGGCCCATCCGCTGATGGTGGCCGGCACCGACGGGGCCGACACCCAACTGATGACCGGGATCCCCGGACTGCTCGCCAAGAGCGGCGCAGAGGGTGTGGTCGCGGTGGCGGTGCCCGGAGTCGGGGCGGTGGCGCTCAAGATCGATGACGGCGCGACCCGGGCCCGGACGCCGGTACTGGTCTCGGCGCTGCGCCGGCTGTCGGTACGCGGGACGGCGCTGGACGCTCCGGTGCTCGACGCTCCGGTGCTCGACCTGCTGGCCGAGTCGACGCTGTCCGGTGGTGGCGAGCCGGTCGGCTCCGTACGCGCCCGCTGGTGA
- a CDS encoding helix-turn-helix domain-containing protein yields MANPKDLPRDVGGFIRDLRRNAKISLRQLAEQAGVSNPYLSQIERGLRKPSAEVLQQLASALRVSTPVMYLRAGLLDDREGQGVLAAIAADPDLTMPQKQSLAQIYETFRRENLRHTEPGGPEDAGVAEPFGTTTGPSTPAGATASAGAGTPVSATAPAGGGAGSPVDAVLESVAVTEAGAAAAPPTSPPAGVDAASTPKPAPVKKIAKKAVKKATPSAPPAAPATDEEK; encoded by the coding sequence ATGGCCAATCCGAAGGACCTTCCCCGAGACGTCGGTGGGTTCATCCGTGACCTGCGCCGTAACGCCAAGATCTCGCTGCGGCAGCTGGCCGAGCAGGCCGGGGTCAGCAACCCGTACCTGAGCCAGATCGAGCGTGGGCTGCGAAAGCCCAGCGCGGAGGTGCTCCAGCAGTTGGCCAGCGCCCTGCGCGTCTCCACCCCGGTGATGTACCTCCGGGCCGGGCTGCTCGACGACCGGGAGGGTCAGGGCGTGCTCGCGGCCATCGCGGCCGATCCCGATCTCACCATGCCGCAGAAGCAGTCGCTGGCCCAGATCTACGAGACGTTCCGCCGGGAGAACCTCCGGCACACCGAGCCGGGCGGCCCCGAAGATGCCGGCGTCGCCGAACCGTTCGGCACCACGACCGGACCGAGCACGCCGGCCGGCGCCACCGCTTCGGCGGGTGCCGGCACACCGGTCAGCGCCACCGCCCCGGCGGGCGGCGGTGCCGGGTCACCGGTCGACGCCGTACTCGAATCCGTGGCGGTGACCGAGGCGGGCGCCGCCGCCGCGCCGCCGACCAGCCCGCCGGCCGGCGTGGATGCCGCGTCCACGCCGAAGCCCGCACCCGTGAAGAAGATCGCCAAGAAGGCGGTCAAGAAGGCCACGCCGTCGGCCCCGCCGGCCGCCCCGGCCACTGACGAGGAGAAGTAG
- the ygfZ gene encoding CAF17-like 4Fe-4S cluster assembly/insertion protein YgfZ, producing the protein MIDIAGAVTVEAIDEQTRDQPDPEHVAAGVRPVAAHYGDPMREQRLLATEVGLVDRSHRGVIAVPGLERASWLHTLTSQHLAQLAAGQGSELLVLSPHGHVEQHAMVAEDGETTWLDTEPGATAGLLTYLEKMRFFTPVDPRDATADWALLSLVGPRAAEAVAVLGVSGLAEPDALGVPGPKFAAGSVPPRPSIVYDVKPLPAGGWARRVRLGIDLLVPRTAMAEVVDTLTAAGTPVAGLWAYEALRVADRLPRVGFETDHRTIPAEVGLVGPAVHLDKGCYRGQETVARVHNMGRPPRRLVLLHFDGVTTDELPTVGTPVTVEGRTVGFVGTAVRHYELGPVALAVLKRSVPDDAALTVGSSAAAVDPE; encoded by the coding sequence ATGATCGACATCGCGGGTGCGGTGACGGTGGAGGCCATCGACGAGCAGACCCGGGACCAGCCGGACCCGGAGCACGTGGCGGCGGGCGTACGCCCGGTGGCCGCGCACTACGGTGACCCGATGCGCGAGCAGCGACTGCTCGCCACCGAGGTCGGCCTGGTGGACCGGTCGCACCGGGGAGTGATCGCCGTACCCGGGCTGGAGCGGGCGAGCTGGCTGCACACCCTGACCAGTCAGCATCTGGCGCAACTCGCCGCCGGACAGGGCAGTGAACTGCTGGTTCTCTCCCCGCACGGGCACGTCGAGCAGCACGCCATGGTCGCCGAGGACGGCGAGACCACCTGGCTGGACACCGAGCCGGGCGCGACCGCCGGGCTGCTGACGTACCTGGAGAAGATGCGCTTCTTCACCCCGGTCGACCCCCGGGACGCGACCGCCGACTGGGCGCTGCTGTCGCTGGTGGGTCCGCGCGCGGCCGAGGCCGTCGCCGTGCTCGGGGTCTCCGGGCTGGCCGAACCGGACGCGCTCGGGGTGCCGGGTCCGAAGTTCGCCGCCGGCTCCGTGCCACCCCGCCCGAGCATCGTGTACGACGTGAAGCCGTTGCCGGCCGGAGGCTGGGCCCGTCGGGTCCGGCTCGGAATCGACCTGCTGGTGCCGCGTACCGCCATGGCGGAGGTGGTCGACACGCTGACCGCTGCCGGAACACCGGTCGCCGGGCTGTGGGCGTACGAGGCGCTGCGGGTGGCGGACCGGCTGCCCCGGGTCGGCTTCGAGACCGACCACCGGACCATTCCGGCCGAGGTCGGGCTGGTCGGTCCCGCCGTACACCTGGACAAGGGCTGTTACCGGGGGCAGGAGACGGTCGCCCGGGTGCACAACATGGGGCGTCCGCCGCGTCGGCTGGTACTGCTGCACTTCGACGGGGTGACCACCGACGAACTGCCCACCGTCGGTACTCCGGTGACCGTCGAGGGTCGTACGGTCGGGTTCGTCGGCACGGCGGTCCGGCACTACGAGTTGGGGCCGGTCGCGCTCGCGGTGCTCAAGCGGTCGGTGCCCGACGACGCGGCACTGACGGTCGGCAGCTCCGCCGCCGCCGTCGACCCGGAGTAG
- a CDS encoding LacI family DNA-binding transcriptional regulator yields the protein MAVARARPTLEAVAQRAGVSRATVSRVVNGSTTVAEPIQQAVRRAVQELGYVPNLAARSLVTQQTDSIALILPEASTRVFSDDQVFPHIILGVSRELEAAGKQLVLTLAESAASHERVERYAMGGHVDGVLFASLHGVDPLPGVLARTGLPVVCGGRPLGEASAPVAYVDVNHIGGVRRAVRHLLDSGRQRIATIAGPPDMVAGIERLTGYRAELREAGREQIVALGDFTRESGAVAMRELLDKDPTLDAVFVASDLMAHGALRTLREAGRRVPDDVAVIGFDDIELAGYTDPPLSTVRQPIQELGRTMTRQLLRLAAGERIEPVVVLPTELVLRRSA from the coding sequence ATGGCGGTGGCCCGCGCGCGGCCCACGCTGGAGGCGGTAGCCCAACGGGCCGGAGTGTCCCGGGCCACCGTGTCCCGGGTGGTGAACGGCTCGACGACGGTCGCCGAGCCGATCCAGCAGGCCGTCCGTCGGGCGGTCCAGGAACTGGGGTACGTGCCCAACCTGGCCGCGCGCAGCCTGGTCACCCAGCAGACCGACTCGATCGCGCTGATCCTGCCGGAGGCGTCCACCCGGGTCTTCTCCGACGACCAGGTCTTCCCCCACATCATCCTCGGGGTCAGCCGGGAGCTGGAGGCCGCCGGCAAGCAACTCGTGCTGACCCTGGCCGAGTCGGCGGCCAGCCACGAACGGGTCGAGCGCTACGCGATGGGTGGGCACGTCGACGGCGTACTCTTCGCCTCCCTGCACGGCGTGGACCCGCTGCCCGGCGTACTCGCCCGGACCGGGCTGCCGGTGGTCTGCGGCGGTCGCCCGCTCGGCGAGGCGTCCGCTCCGGTCGCCTACGTCGACGTCAACCACATCGGCGGCGTACGCCGAGCGGTCCGGCACCTGCTCGACTCCGGCCGGCAACGGATCGCCACCATCGCCGGGCCGCCGGACATGGTGGCCGGAATCGAGCGGCTGACCGGCTACCGGGCCGAACTGCGGGAGGCCGGACGCGAGCAGATCGTCGCGCTGGGCGACTTCACCCGCGAGTCGGGAGCGGTCGCGATGCGCGAACTCCTCGACAAGGACCCGACCCTGGACGCGGTCTTCGTCGCCTCCGACCTGATGGCGCACGGCGCGTTGCGTACGCTGCGGGAGGCCGGCCGCCGGGTGCCCGACGACGTGGCCGTGATCGGCTTCGACGACATCGAACTGGCCGGCTACACGGATCCGCCGCTGAGCACCGTCCGGCAGCCGATCCAGGAGCTCGGCCGGACGATGACCCGCCAACTGCTCCGGCTGGCTGCCGGGGAGCGGATCGAACCGGTGGTCGTACTCCCCACCGAACTCGTGCTACGCCGGTCGGCCTGA
- a CDS encoding alpha/beta fold hydrolase has product MRDFRWPPPPDGGPRTYGPGPTAPRSGRPALPDPETELVTTPHGVRLERLVTGEGDAATVFAHGLGTGISTTRPLGSAVAGRKIFFQFRGHGRSDAPDGEWSYADLARDLRAIADLGGATRALGVSLGAGALCRVLWESPERFERVVFVLPAVLDEPRPDVTRRRLTELLAAIRSGDAATVAEAVAVEVPPAVRNTPAGWAYLRQRVDQLTRDGLGAGLAGLATQVAVRQRADLAAVTAPALVIACAGDDLHPVPVAEQLAAALPAATLHVYDKPGLLWSNRADVRERISNFLN; this is encoded by the coding sequence GTGAGAGATTTCCGCTGGCCTCCGCCACCTGACGGCGGGCCACGGACGTACGGCCCCGGACCGACCGCGCCACGCAGCGGCCGGCCGGCTCTGCCCGACCCGGAGACCGAACTGGTCACCACCCCGCACGGCGTCCGGCTGGAGCGACTGGTGACCGGCGAGGGCGACGCGGCCACCGTGTTCGCGCACGGCCTCGGCACCGGCATCTCCACCACCCGACCCCTGGGCAGCGCGGTCGCCGGTCGCAAGATCTTCTTCCAGTTCCGTGGCCACGGCCGCTCCGACGCGCCGGACGGCGAATGGAGCTACGCCGACCTCGCCCGGGACCTGCGAGCCATCGCCGACCTGGGCGGCGCCACCCGGGCACTCGGGGTGAGCCTCGGCGCGGGGGCGCTCTGCCGGGTGCTGTGGGAGAGTCCCGAGCGCTTCGAACGGGTGGTGTTCGTGCTGCCCGCCGTACTCGACGAGCCCCGGCCGGACGTGACGCGACGCCGGCTCACCGAACTCCTCGCCGCGATCCGCAGCGGCGACGCCGCCACCGTGGCCGAGGCGGTCGCCGTCGAGGTGCCCCCGGCGGTCCGGAACACCCCGGCGGGTTGGGCGTACCTGCGCCAGCGGGTCGACCAGTTGACCCGGGACGGCCTCGGCGCCGGGCTGGCCGGCCTGGCCACCCAGGTCGCGGTCCGGCAGCGGGCGGACCTCGCCGCCGTCACCGCCCCCGCGCTGGTGATCGCCTGTGCCGGCGACGACCTGCATCCGGTCCCGGTCGCCGAGCAGCTCGCCGCCGCGTTGCCGGCGGCGACCCTGCACGTGTACGACAAACCGGGGCTGCTCTGGTCGAACCGCGCCGACGTACGCGAGCGGATCTCGAACTTCCTCAACTGA
- a CDS encoding BKACE family enzyme, with protein MTTGTLITVAPTGAESAKLEVPALPVTLDELLLTAKECEALGAAVIHVHIRDDQARPTLDSGRLRDTVAALRDGTDLIVQLSTGGAVTDPETDRLAVLDAGPEMASCTMGTVNFGNDVFLNRWEFIVDLHTRMQDRGIVPEYEIFDLGHLTALHRLLDRYGLPAGGHVHVDFVMGVPGGMPGSTEALVACRQALRDLPEGTTFSATGIGRSTIPVMLASISTGGHLRVGMEDTVTYAKGRPVESNMQLVARAVGLAQLAQRPPLGTAQARELLGLAPQR; from the coding sequence ATGACGACTGGGACGCTGATCACGGTCGCGCCGACCGGCGCGGAGTCGGCGAAGCTGGAGGTCCCGGCGTTGCCGGTGACCCTCGACGAGCTGCTGCTCACGGCGAAGGAGTGCGAGGCGCTCGGCGCCGCCGTGATCCACGTGCACATCCGGGACGACCAGGCCCGCCCCACCCTCGATTCGGGCCGGTTGCGGGACACCGTCGCGGCGCTGCGGGACGGCACCGACCTGATCGTGCAGCTCTCCACCGGGGGCGCGGTGACCGATCCGGAGACGGACCGGCTGGCCGTACTGGACGCCGGCCCGGAGATGGCCTCCTGCACGATGGGTACGGTCAACTTCGGCAACGACGTCTTCCTCAACCGCTGGGAGTTCATCGTCGACCTGCACACCCGGATGCAGGACCGGGGCATCGTGCCCGAGTACGAGATCTTCGACCTCGGTCACCTGACCGCACTGCACCGGCTGCTCGACCGGTACGGCCTGCCGGCCGGCGGGCACGTGCACGTCGACTTCGTGATGGGTGTACCGGGCGGCATGCCGGGCAGCACCGAGGCGCTGGTCGCCTGCCGGCAGGCGCTGCGGGACCTGCCGGAGGGGACCACCTTCTCGGCGACCGGGATCGGCCGGAGCACCATCCCGGTGATGCTCGCCTCGATCTCGACGGGCGGGCACCTGCGGGTCGGGATGGAGGACACCGTCACGTACGCCAAGGGGCGTCCGGTCGAATCCAACATGCAGTTGGTGGCCCGGGCGGTCGGGCTGGCGCAGTTGGCCCAGCGCCCGCCGTTGGGTACCGCGCAGGCGCGTGAACTGCTGGGACTCGCACCACAGCGCTAG